The Phaeocystidibacter marisrubri DNA segment CCATAGGTGAAAATAATACACCTGTGAGAATGAGATATACCGTTCCCATTAATGCTAATTGGACGAACGATTAACTTTTACAAAATATGAAAGCACACTTCTACACCCTAGGTCTATTACTCGTCAGTTTTTTTTCTGCAGGACAAACTCTTCCAGAACTTGAAGAAGATAGTTCTGAGATTCTGAATTATCGTGAAGTTGAACAATATCCTATTCATCCCGACTGCGTAGACGCCACTACTGAAAGTGAAAGGTTTCAATGCTTGAATACCGTCATTAGTAATCATCTGAAGTCTGAATTCACCACAACTCCGGAAATCCGACGCCAAGGAGGTGGTAAAGCATTTGGATCTTTTGTGATTGAAACCGACGGCAGCATTACGGAGGTCAAAATTGAAAAGTCAGCTGGATATGAAGCCTTCGACAATGAAGTCATTCGCGTTCTTCAACTTCTACCCAAAATGACACCCGCCATGGTGGATGGCAAGCCTGTTCGCATGAGCTTCATTGCACCGTTCTCCATTCAAATCATGTAAGGAGCACGGATTTAAACTTTAGTCTAAAGAAAAAGCCGAGGATTTCTCCCCGGCTCCATTGATGAATTGCTCTCCTGATTCATTCATCAATTCCAACCACCACCTAAAGCTCTATATATGTTTACCATGGCATTCATCTGACGCTTCTTGGTTTCAAGCAACTCGAACTTAGATTCGAGGGCATCGCGTTGCGTCATAAGAACCTCCATGTAATCTGCTCTTGCCGATTTAAACAAGTCGGTAGAAATCTGGATGGAAGCATTGAGTGCATCCACCTGTTGAGATCTCAGCTTATAGCTCTGTTCTAGGTTTTCGATCATGGCCATTTGATTGGACACTTCCATGTAACCATTCAAAATGGCCTGTTCGTATTCATAGATCGCCTGAACTTGTCGGGCATTGGCGTTGTAATACGCCGCCGTAATAGCCCGCTTGTTGAATAGTGGAGCGGTTAATTCACCTGCAATGTTATACAACAAGGAAGCCGGTGTGGTAAACATCAAACCTGGATTATAAGCCGAATAGCCCAGTCCAGCATTGATACTCAAACGCGGATAGAAACTGGCCTTAGCGACCAATACATTCAAATCAGCCGCTTGCATTTCCAATTCTGCTCTGCGGATATCGGGACGATTGGCAAGAAGTTCTGAAGGCAATCCGGTGTACACCGTATCGGGCACTAGATCAATAAATCCAGAGGCATTACGCACAATGGGTTGAGGATATCTACCCAACAAGAAATTGATCTTATTTTCTGTGACGGTAATTTGTTGCTGAATATCGTATTGCAGACTCTTGGTATTCATCAACTCTGCCTCAAACTTTCGAACAGCCAATTCCGTAACGCGTGCCGCTTGCTTTTGAACTTTTACAATCTCAAGGGCATTGGATTGAATTTGGATGTTCTGCTTTACAATTGCCAATTGATTATCTAACGCCAACAACTCGTAGTAGGAGTTTGCGATTTCGGCAATCAAGTTGGTCACCATGAAGTTTTTGCCCTCAATAGAAGCCAAATACTCCTTCACCGCAGCATCTTTCGCATTGTGCAATCGGTTCCAGATGTCAATTTCCCAATCGGCATAGAGACCAAGTCCCACATCAGGCAGGGGATCTGGAAAAGCCTTACCCGGTTCAATTTCAAGATTGGCTTCCGTTGCACCATTGCGCGAATAGCGAGGTGATCTCTCCACACCTCCACCTGCACCGACACTCACAAACGGCAAGTATTCCCCAGAACGAGAGCGGATCTCGTTGTTGAACATGCGAATCTGTTGTAGGGTGATATTCAACTCTTGATTGTGGATCAAAGCTGTATCAATCAAGGCCACCAAATTGGAATCGGTGAAATACTCGCGCCAATTCATTTGCGCAGTGGTCATGGAATCTGCAGTCGCAGCTGTATCCGCAGGCACTAATGTATCGGGAGTTGCGTAACTCACTGGCACATTGGTATTCACAGTTTTTTCGATAAACTCAGGCGGTTTACAAGATGATATGGCTATCGCCAGAAAAGCGGCCACCGTCCCGAGTCGAATTATTCTATTATTCTTCATCATTGTACATTTCGGATAGCGGACTATCATCTTCATCTTTTATCAAACTCTTACCATCAGACAACTTGGCGAAGATGTAGTACAAACCCGGCACTACAACTACCCCGAACAGGGTGCCAAACAACATCCCTCCCAGCGCCGATGCACCTATGGTTCGGTTACCAATAGCTCCAGCACCAGTAGCCACAATCAATGGTATCAAACCAGCAATAAAAGCGAAGGAAGTCATCAAGATTGGGCGGAAACGAACCTTAGCCCCCTCAATCGCAGCATCAAAAATGGACGAACCTTCCTGACGTTTCTGGACAGCGAACTCCACAATCAGCACGGCATTTTTACCGAGCAGTCCCACGAGCATAATCAATCCGATTTGTGCGTAGATATCATTGTCTAGCCCCATCATCTTCAGCAAGAAGAAAGAGCCAAACACACCTACAGGAAGGGAGAACACAACCGCCATTGGGATGATGAAACTCTCGTATTGAGCCGCCAAAACGAGGTAAACAAACACCAGTACAATGATGAAAATGTAAATGGATTCATTCCCTCTTCCTGCCTCGTCGTACGACAAACCCTCCCATGCAATGTCATATCCGTTGGGAAGCTTCTTTGCCGCTACCTCACGAATGGCTTGAATGGCATCGGCTGTGGTATAGCCTTTGGCAGGTAAACCACGTATTGCGGCAGAGTTGTACATGTTGTAGCGCGTCACCTCATTCGGCCCCTGCTTCTTCACTAGTTTCATAAAGGAAGAATACGGTACCATTTCTCCCTCTTCGTTCTTCACGTACATCTTCAGAACATCAGATGGGAGTCGACGGAATTCTGGAGCCGACTGCACATAAACTTTAAAGAATCGATCAAACTTGATAAAGCCTTGCTCGTACGTCGAACCGATCATTATGTTGAGGTTCTCCATTGCATCGCCAATGGACACGCCCTTCTGCATGGCTAAATCGTTGTCGATCTCCAACTCGTACTGCGGATAATTGGCTGCAAAAAAGGTAAAGAGACCTGAGAGCTCTGGGCGCTCCGCTAAATCCTCCATGAACTGCTTGTTCACCTCATCAAATTCGTGGTAATCGGTGCTAGACGTCTTGTCCAACAAGCGCAAGGAGAAACCTCCAGAGGAACCAAAACCTGGAATGGCAGGTGGCTCAAAGAATTCGATAATAGCGCCTAATCCCTTTGATTTCTCTTCGAGCTCTTCCATAATCTCCTTCACCGTATGATGGCGTTCGCTCCAAGGTTTAAGGTTGATCAAACACGTCCCGGCGTTGGAACCCCTACCTTCCGTCATGATTTCATATCCCGCCAATGAAGACACGGTCTCCACTCCATCAATTTCCTCACAAATCTTTTGAAGATGTTGAGAAACTTGGTTCGTGCGCTCTAGAGTTGCTCCCGGAGGCGTTTGAATGATAGCATAAATAGTCCCTTGATCTTCGCTTGGAATAAAACCGCCCGGAAGCACCTGACTCTCGTAGAAAATCCCCGCACAGAAAACAGCAAGGATGCCAAAAGTGAGCCATCTGCGATTCACCATTCGCCTTAGCAAGGCAGTGTATCTTCCCGTGATTTTATCAAAGCCACGGTTAAAGGAATCCAAGAAGCGAGTGAGTAAATTGTTTTTGCGTGCTTTTCCGTGGTTGTTCTTGAGCAACATCGCACAGAGAACTGGGGTAAGCGTAAGGGCGATAAGTGCAGAAATAACAATGGAACTCGCCATGGTGATGGAGAACTGACGGTAGAAAGTGCCCACAGGACCGCCCATAAAAGAAATCGGTACAAATACCGAAACCATAACCATGGTAATGGCGATAATCGCACCGCTAATTTCGCGCATCACCTTCTTTACCGCATTGTACGGATTCAGGTGCTCCTCCTCCATCTTCGCATGAACGGCTTCCACCACAACGATGGCATCATCCACCACAATACCAATGGCAAGCACGAGCGCGAAAAGCGTCACCAAGTTAATGGAGAGCCCAAAGAACTGAATAACGAAGAACGCACCAATCAGAGAAACCGGTACTGCGAGAATAGGAATCAACGTAGAGCGCCAATCCCCCAAGAAGATGAACACCACCAAGGCCACTAGAATAAACGCATCGCGAAGAGTATGCACCACTTGATCCATCGAAGCATCGAGAAATTTGGATACGTCGTAGCTAATCTTGTAGTCCATTCCCGGAGGAAAATCTCCCTCCATTTCCTTCAGCTTTGCTTTTACATCCGCAATAACCTGACTCGCATTACTGCCGTAATTCTGCTTCAACACAATCGCCGCAGAAGGGTGACCATCGAGGTTGGAATAGATATCAAAGAACTCACTTCCCAACTCCACTTTACCAATGTCGCCCAGTCGAATGCTCTCCCCTTCCGAGTTTGCACGAATGATGATATTCTCATACTCTTCCGGCTCGTTATAACGTCCTTTATAGGTGAGTACATATTCGAGCGATTGAGCCTGAATACCCGAACTTCTTCCCAAACGCCCTGGACGCCCCACGATGCTTTGTTCCTGCATAGCCTCCATCACTTCATCCACTGAAATGTTGTAGGCACGCATGCGATCTGGATTCAACCAAACCCGCATTGCATAGCGGCGACTGCCCAAAATCTGTGCTCGAGCTACACCATTAATCCGGTTAATCTCCGGCACCATCTTCACATTGGCGTAGTTGTACAAGAACTTCTCGTCCATGGTTGTATCCTTGGCGTAGAGGTTCACATACATCAACATAGAAGGTTGAATAGGCGTGATAATCACCCCTTCACGCTGTACCAATTCCGGCAAGAGCGGCATTACCTGATCCACTCTCGTCTTGACTCGAATAACAGCTTGATTGGGATCTGTACCCGGTTCAAAGATCACTCGGAGTGTAGCCTCACCAGCACTCGTAGCATCCGTTGCCATATACCGCATTCCCTGAACACCGTTAATGGCATTCTCAAGGGTAATTAGTGTGGATTTTACCAGAACATCTGCGCTGGAACCCGGGTAAGCGATAAACACGTTTACCGTTGTAGGCGCAATTTGAGGGAACTGGGAGATCGGCAATTGCTTGATTGCCAAAGAACCCATGAATACGATCACGACCGAAATCACAATAGCGAAAACCGGTCTGTGGATTATTTTACTAAACATATCCGTTGTATTGAGGATTCGAGATTACTCAGCGTAGAGTCCAAGCTCAGAAATAGCGGTGTCTGGCGATACGAAATCGTACTTGATTCTATCACCTGCTCGCACCAAACGCAGTCCTTCAAGAAGCACCTTGTCCCCCTCAGAGAGTCCGCTCGTAATGGCATACAGATGCGGCATTTCCGCTCCGATTTTCACCTCTCGCGCCTCGATGATATTCTCCTCATTTACCACAAATACAAACTTCTTATCCAACACCTCATAGGTTACTTTTTGTGGAATCAGCAGAGCATTCTTTAGAGGTACTCTCATTTTTACATTCCCCGTTTCACCGTGACGAAGAAGTCCATCAGGATTAGGGAAAGTGGCACGGAAAGGGATATTCCCCGTTTCGTTGTTGAAGTCGGCCTCAATAGTGCGAACCTCCCCACTGTACTTAAACATCTTGTTGTTTGCCATCTGCAGCTTTACCGGCATTATACTATCGCGGGTAACTCTTGTGCGATAGTCCAGATACTCTGCTTCTGGCACGTTGAAGTAAACCCACATTTCACTGTTGTCCGATAGTGTGGTGAGCAAATCGCCTTCATCTAGCAAACTTCCCAATCGAACGTGGAAGCGGTCGATATATCCATCAAAGGGAGCGCGAATTTGAGTGAATTGAAGGTGGACTTGAGCCAACTGTAGTTCAGCCAGCGCCTTGTCGTATTTGGCCTTGGCCATGTAGAGCTCATTGGGAGCCACAACGTCGCTATCGGCTAATCTCTTTGTGTTGTTGTATTCAATTTCGGCGAACTCCGCTTCGGCTTTCGCTTTATTGAGTTCCGCTTGATAGAGGTTCGGCATCACTTGGAAGAGCAAATCGCCCTTCTTCACAAACTGACCTTCATCAACATAAATCTTCTCGAGATATCCGCGCTCTTGTGCACGTAACTCAATGTGACTAATGGATCGAATCTGACAGACATAATCATCGGTAATCGATGTGTCCATTCGAATCGGGCTCGTAACCGTGAAGACGGTCTCTTCTTCATGACTTTCTTCGTGAGAAGAACAGCTTGTGAAAAATAGAGTTGCACACAAACTGGCGAGCATGAGAATCTTTCTCATAACAATAAACTTAAAACGATGTGGAATTGATGAAATCACGTGGTGTTGAGAAACACCAAATCCTTCGCTGCTTTATCCAACAGGAAGGTCGTTGTGCAGGAGAGCACCATGGATTGACAAAGTCGTAGAATCGACTATATCAACCCTTCAATTTTCACAAACGGAATACTCCGTAAAGGACGCTCACACGCGGGGAAACGCGTTGCGTAAAATGCCCAAGGAATCGGGCAAACCTTTTAAAGTCATTGATGAGATAGCCCAGAATGAGGGCATATGATAAAATCTCTGCAAGTTGAGCGAAGTAGAAAACTGACTTGGCATGGTGTACCTCGTCTTCCTCAGTCTCCAGGACTTCAGCTTTTATTTCAAAATGCTTGTGGTGGGGTGTTGAAGGAAGAAATAAAACGGGTTCATTGAAATCAGACACACTTTCCAAATGATTCAAATGAATTGTGGACTGCTTTGCAGCAGTGGAAGCATGATCCATTTCCCTGTAGCCATCACGGGTAAAAATATATCCTACTCCTACAGCGAAGAGCAAGCTTAGTGTGATGAAAAAGTGAACAGCCTGTTTCATTTCGGCAGCAAAACTATAGGAATAAGTTGGAATGAATGAAAATGCAGGGGTAAAAGATTGTTAAAAGGGGGATAGTTGGTGGGTGTCAACCATCATCCAGCATCCAGCATCCCCCCCCGTCACCAAACATCCCTCTCCCTGAATAACCCACGCGAAAGGATTCGCGCGGTAGAAGGGAACTGCAGGTTATCATCCGTCATCCATCCACCATCATCTAGCATCCACCACCCGTCTTCCATCATCCACCACCCGTCACCAAACATCCCTCTCCCTGAATACCCACGCGAAAGGATTCGCGCGGTAGAAGGGAACTGTAGGTTGTCATCCGTCATCCATCCCCCATCATCTAGCATCCAACACCCGTCATCCATCCCCCATCATCTAGCATCCAACACCCGTCTTCCATCAACCATCATCTACCACCTGTCACCAAACATCCCTCCTCTTGAATATCCACGCGAAAGGATTCGCGCGGTAGAAGGGAACTGCAGGTTATCATCCGTCATCCGTCATCCATCCCCCATCATCTAGCATCCACCACCCGTCTTCCATCCACCATCATCTACCACCTGTCACCAAACATCCCTCACCTTGAATAACCCACGCGAAAGGATTCGCGCGGTAGAAGGGAACTGCAGGTCGTCATCCGTCCCCCGTCATCCATCACCAAACACCCAACCCCTAAAACTTCTTAAACCCCTCAAACCTCTAAAACCCATTAAACACCTAATCACCTAACCCCATATCAACCGCGCGAATCCCTTCCCGTGTTTCTAGAAGGGCGGATGACCAATGCTAACCATTTTGTACTTTCGGCTAGACGATCACCATCCCAAACCGATGAAAAACACTTTACTCAGTCTATTCTTTCTCTTCAGCATATTCGCTTTGGCTCAAGGAAACGAACATCATGACATCGATGTTCTCATCTTTCGAGCTGATTATCAAAATGCACTAATTGAAGTTGAGAATCAATTGGACACTCAACCTGGAGACCCCGCGACACTGTGCATCAAAGGGCGAATTCTTCGAGGAATGGGAGATGTCAATCAAGCCATTCAACTCTACGAAAAGGCCCTTCAAAAAGACCCCACTTGTGAACGATGTTTAGCCGACTATGCATTGTATTTCATGGATCGTTCTGACTTGAAAAAGGCGGATTCCACGATAAAGCTCATTCGTGCTCCCAAACTGGCCTACACAGAATATGTTCTCGCCAAGTTGGACTTGAAAAACTATAGCATTTCAGCCATCATTCACCTAAACAAGAGCATTGCATTAGATCCAATGATGGCCGAGTATTATGGAGTAAGAGGGTCCTATAGATTGGCGAATGGAATGTCGCTCACGGCTAAAACAGACATTGACGCAGGCAGGGCTCTAGACACTGCAAATCTCTTTTGCAAATTAGCATCGGCACGGCTTCACGCCATTAATGGAGATTTGATTGGCGCCCGAATTCTATGTGAGGGATATTTGAAAGCCGATAGCTCCATAGCAGTGCTGAGTTTGTATTCCAATATCCTTCATCATCTTGGACGGTTTGAGGAATCCGATGCAGCTATCCGTGAGGCTATTGCTTTTAGTGGTGACAACCAAGACCTACACATCCAATGGGCTGAGCAATACTACGACAGAGAAGATATGGATGGAGTCTGTGAACAATACACTGCGCTTCTTCCTCTCTTATCGGGACCCGAAAATGCTGAAAAGCGAGCATACCTCCAAAGGGAGCAAGAGCAACTCTGCAATCCAAATAGGTCGAGTTATTACTATCAAAGAGGAATAGCCGCGTACAACTTAAAGGATTTTGAAACCGCGATTGAAACCTACAACCGAGGATTGACAAAGTTTCCGAATAGTGCAATGATGCTCTCCTTTAAAGCCAATGCCCTTATCAAGTTAAAAAGTTACGCCGCTGCAATTCCTATTTATCAAAAAAGTCTCGCTCTTCGCGGAACCATAGCTCGAGAAACAGCCGATAACAGTCCAGATTATTCCGAGCAAATGGGAGCCTCAACTGTGCTGTACACCTTTGTAGCGGATATCCACATGAGTTTAATGGAATGCTACCAAAGTACGGGACAACCGGAATTGGCACTTACCTATGCTGATTCTGGCGTAACTCTGATGGAATCGCTGTTGGGCAATTCTGGCATAACTCCATACCTCAGCTCGGCGTATGTGATGCGCTGTGAGTTGCACTTGGTGCAGGGGGAAACCGAGTTGGCGAAGGCTGACTTGAAAAAGGCATCAGAACTCGACCCAAGTAGCACTGTCATTCCCTTAACCCGCGTTAAAATCATCTTAGGCCGCTACCGTCTGAATGATTTTCACCTCTTCAATTCATTCGCTGTCTACTCATTAGACGAGATCGAAAAACTGCCTTCCATCGATTATGAAGATTTACGAGAAGACTATTCAAGTGAAGACTTACAATTGGCTCTCAAAGAGTGTAACAACGTACTGGAAGTTGAGCAGAGCGCTCTGGGTTATTTCTATCGAGCCCACATCAAAAAGATCTTGCAAGACCCTAGCTATTTGATGGACCTCCGCGCTGCAGAAAACCTCGGACAAGTTCTCTCTTACCCTTTACTAGGAGAAGATAGAGGCTAATTGAGCAACGCTTTCATTTTTGAATAAATCAATTTCGCGGCTCGTTCGGGTGCGAGTCGCCAAAGCTTATTCATGAAGCTTGAATCTTTCCCCACAAAAATGTGGTACTTGTTTTTCTCTATGCCATCTAGCATAATTCGTGCAGCTTCGGGAGCTGGAAGCGCCTTGAACTTGCTTGCATCTGCCTTCTCATGACCCGGAGTTTCTACCCCGCTATTCGCCGTGATATTTGTATCAATCGCCCCAGGGAAAATACAAGATACACGAACGTTCGTTTCCATCAACTCGGAGTGCAAACCTTCTGTGAGAAGTTTTACTCCTGCTTTTGAAGCGCCGTAAAACGTTTGCCCAGGTACGGGCAAGAAACCACCCATACTGGAGATGTTTGCGATGTAGCCCTCCTCCCTCTTCAACAAATGCGGCAAGAAAGCCTTCACCATGAAGAGCGTTCCGTAAAAGTTAATGTTGATGATGCGCTCAATCACATCGTATTCCAACTCGTTCACTTTGATGAAGGGCTGAATGATTCCAGCATTGTTGATTATCGCATCTACCGCACCATGAATCTTAATAACCTCTTCTGGAAAGGCATGAACCTTTTCTCTATCCGTAATATCGAGGACATGCGTAGATAGACTCTGAGCGTGATCGCCTGCGAGCTTTGCCGTTTCTGCGAGAGAATCCCCATTGATATCCAAGGTTGCCACCTTAGCGCCTCGTTTCAACAACAGGAGCACAAGCTCTCTGCCCATTCCGCTACCGCCTCCGGTAACCACCCAAACTTTCCCTTCTACTTTCATGGTGAAACGCATTTAATCGTTCTGAGTATTTAAGGTACTTCAATTACACAAAGTGACGTGTAGAAAGTCTCAGAAGTATTCAATCACTCTTCTGCTTCCGACCAAATTCGCAACATCTTATTCAGTGTCTCCTTTAGTTGCATCACTTCTTCTAGGGTCACATCCGATTTATTGGATTGCTTCACGATTTCATTCGGGATACATTCTGCTTTCTCACGAAGGTCAAGACCTTTTGAGGTTAGCACAATGTTCACCTTGCGTTCATCAGCAGTACTTCGCACTCGGGCAATTAATCCCTTCTGCTCCATCCGTTTGAGAAGAGGTGTGATGGTATTCGTTTCCAGGAACAATTTGTCGCTAATTTGAGAAACAGTTTGTGCGTCTTCCTTCCATAACACAAGTAAAACCAGGTACTGTGGATAGGTAATATCCAATTCTTGAAGAAACGGAGTGTACAATTTGGTGATCAATCTGGACCCTGCATACAAGGGGAAGCAAATTTGATTTTCCAACCACAACTCTTTGGGACTCGTACTCATATTACAGCAATTTTGCCAGGTATTTATCGATGGCTTCGGGTTTGGTGGTAGGTGCAAAACGCTTGACAGGTTTTCCTTGAGCATCCACCAAGAACTTGGTAAAGTTCCATTTAACTCGACTTCCAAAGATACCTCCTAATTCACTTTTTAGGTATTTGAAAATGGGGTGAGCATTTGATCCATTCACTTCAATTTTGTCGAACATAGGGAAGCTTACGCCGTAATTTAATTGACACGCTTCGGAAATCGACTCGGCATCTCCAGGCTCCTGATTGGCAAATTGATTACTCGGAAAACCGAAAACCACCAATCCCTTGTCTTTGTACTTCTGATAAAGCGCTTCTAAACCTTCAAATTGAGGAGCGAGGCCGCACTTGCTAGCTGTGTTCACCACCAAGACCGTCTTCCCCGCATAGTCGTTCATAGACACTGGCTTTCCTGATAAACTCTTCGCTTCTAATTGATAAAAAGGACTATTCATCTCCACTCTATTTATGCTTGATTTGCTTTTCGATTTCTCCACCATTTAATAGCACCAGAGGACCACAAAGCCCACAGAATTAATACCGGCTGGAAGAACAAACGGATGAGTCGAGCTCTATCACTGTCCAATCCAAAGGCATCAATTCCATTGAGGTATTGTGCGATGTTTCCTGGGAAAATGAGCACGTAAAAAAGGGCAAGAGCCAATCCTACTCGTACCTTCCACTTCCCTCCTATGATCATCCCCAGTCCAAGAACCGCTTCTACAACTCCACTGAGAATCACCACTAAATCCGTATCTAAAGGCACCCATTGAGGTACTTGAGCACGAAACTCCAATCGCTGGAAAGTCATATGCCCCACTGCTGCTAGCAACATGAATGAACCGAGAATCACTCTCGCCACATTCTGAACACTGCTTGTCTTTACTGTATTCCAATTCATATCGCATTCGATTATATCGTTCACGATGCAAATGTATAAAAGAATATCGCACACGACAAAAAAAGAGTAAATCATTCCAAAGCATTGATTTATATCAGGGGAGTACGATCAAGCGCAACTCGTACTCGGTCCTCCTTTCGTTTATCCAAGGGAATAAAACGATCGCTTACTACCGTCTAAATCACAGTATTGCCCTACAGATTTCTTAACATGAAAATCTCTGGTAGCGCCAGATATAACGCGTGCAATGCTTACCTTTGCGCCCCTGAAAACGCAGGTAGAATACCAAACACAACACAATAGTTAGCATGTCTTTTGATCCAAATAACCCTTGGCACAAAGTAAATTATGGCGAAAACGCTCCAGACGAGGTAAATGCCATTATCGAAATTCCTAAGAACACGCGTGCCAAGTACGAGCTTGACAAAGAAAGCGGACTCCTAATGATGGACCGTGTACTTTATTCATCTGTCTATTATCCTGCGAACTATGGTTTTGTTCCTAAAACCTATTGTGACGATAAGGATCCATTGGACATTCTAGTACTTTCTCAAATTGATGTTGTTCCACTTTGTATCGTTCGTGCAAAAATCATCGGCGTTATGCGCATGTTAGACGAAGGTGAGTTGGACGACAAACTCATCGCCGTTGCAGCAAACGATATGAGTGTGAGTCACTACAACGACATCTCTGAACTTCCAGAACACCTATTGCGAGAAACCCGCCACTTCTTTGAAGAATACAAGCGACTTGAGAACAAAACTGTAGAAGTAGAAGACTTCCAAGATGCGGCTACAGCCAAGCAAATTCTAAAACAATCTATGGCTGATTACGACGCCTACATTGCAGAATTGAAGAAGTAAACTTCTTAACATCTTATTAGGAGAGCGTTTCATTTTGATTGTGTTTATTAGTCACTCTAATAAGCTCATCTCTATGAAACGCTCTTTCTTGATTTTGGCCTTCTTGGCCTCATTCGCATCCTTTGGACAAACACTGAACACGGAAATCCAAATTGGTGGAACCAACTTCATCGGACTTTCAATCAACGCCGAAGGGGTTTGGAATTTAAACGACAACAATGCCATTGGCTTAAAGCTGGGTCTAGGTGTACCGGTGGCGTTCTTTGATGATAGAGAAGCTATCTCATCAACACTCATTGGACTGCACTATTACTATAAAGATTGGGGAATTGGAATGGAAGCCGCAGGTTATCATGCTTTCCCTTTCGTAAGTCCTCTGAATACGACCACTAGTCCTGAAATGGATATGATGCTCTTCCCGAATATCAACTATACCTTCCATCTGGAAAGCAGCTATCTCAAAGTGGGCGCAGGTGTTTGGATGCCAATGAGCTATTACCCTGGAGCTCCAGGTAGCGGAGAATTAAATGCACAAATTGAAGACCCTATTCCGGGCATCAGTCTTTCTTGGGGAATCTCCTTTAAGCGATAACACTATAAATATCAGAAATGACAGCTCGACGATTCCGTGCGAATTCAGCCGTGCTTTCCTTCTATCCTCTTTAGGTAATGGTATTTTTAATGTTGTAACATTGATTAAAATATTTTCGTAACTTGCAGAGGTTGTTGAGCACCTCCTCAATCTAAGTTTATGAAAAGAAGTGACTTCATCAAGGCACTTTCCGCAATGCCAATCGCTATGGGTCTATCCAGTTTATCCGATCTTTCGAAGTTGAGTGATTCACTTACTCCTTCTGAAAAGATGCCCGTACTCTTCTTGGGTCATGGAAGCCCCATGAATGCCATTGAAGAGAATCAATTTGTTCGTGGTTTTAGAAATGCAGCGGCGAATATCAAAACTACTCCAACAGCCATCTTATGTGTATCTGCTCACTGGTTTACGAGAGGAACCAAAGTTACAGCCATGGAGATGCCACCTACTATTCACGACTTTGGCGGTTTTCCTCAAGCGCTTTTTGATGTTGAATATCCAGCACCAGGACACCCCGAGTTGGCGAATGAGACCGCTAAAATCCTCAGTCCAACCGAAGTAGAACTAGATCACAACTGGGGCCTCGATCACGGAGCTTGGTCG contains these protein-coding regions:
- a CDS encoding efflux RND transporter periplasmic adaptor subunit; amino-acid sequence: MRKILMLASLCATLFFTSCSSHEESHEEETVFTVTSPIRMDTSITDDYVCQIRSISHIELRAQERGYLEKIYVDEGQFVKKGDLLFQVMPNLYQAELNKAKAEAEFAEIEYNNTKRLADSDVVAPNELYMAKAKYDKALAELQLAQVHLQFTQIRAPFDGYIDRFHVRLGSLLDEGDLLTTLSDNSEMWVYFNVPEAEYLDYRTRVTRDSIMPVKLQMANNKMFKYSGEVRTIEADFNNETGNIPFRATFPNPDGLLRHGETGNVKMRVPLKNALLIPQKVTYEVLDKKFVFVVNEENIIEAREVKIGAEMPHLYAITSGLSEGDKVLLEGLRLVRAGDRIKYDFVSPDTAISELGLYAE
- a CDS encoding efflux RND transporter permease subunit, whose product is MFSKIIHRPVFAIVISVVIVFMGSLAIKQLPISQFPQIAPTTVNVFIAYPGSSADVLVKSTLITLENAINGVQGMRYMATDATSAGEATLRVIFEPGTDPNQAVIRVKTRVDQVMPLLPELVQREGVIITPIQPSMLMYVNLYAKDTTMDEKFLYNYANVKMVPEINRINGVARAQILGSRRYAMRVWLNPDRMRAYNISVDEVMEAMQEQSIVGRPGRLGRSSGIQAQSLEYVLTYKGRYNEPEEYENIIIRANSEGESIRLGDIGKVELGSEFFDIYSNLDGHPSAAIVLKQNYGSNASQVIADVKAKLKEMEGDFPPGMDYKISYDVSKFLDASMDQVVHTLRDAFILVALVVFIFLGDWRSTLIPILAVPVSLIGAFFVIQFFGLSINLVTLFALVLAIGIVVDDAIVVVEAVHAKMEEEHLNPYNAVKKVMREISGAIIAITMVMVSVFVPISFMGGPVGTFYRQFSITMASSIVISALIALTLTPVLCAMLLKNNHGKARKNNLLTRFLDSFNRGFDKITGRYTALLRRMVNRRWLTFGILAVFCAGIFYESQVLPGGFIPSEDQGTIYAIIQTPPGATLERTNQVSQHLQKICEEIDGVETVSSLAGYEIMTEGRGSNAGTCLINLKPWSERHHTVKEIMEELEEKSKGLGAIIEFFEPPAIPGFGSSGGFSLRLLDKTSSTDYHEFDEVNKQFMEDLAERPELSGLFTFFAANYPQYELEIDNDLAMQKGVSIGDAMENLNIMIGSTYEQGFIKFDRFFKVYVQSAPEFRRLPSDVLKMYVKNEEGEMVPYSSFMKLVKKQGPNEVTRYNMYNSAAIRGLPAKGYTTADAIQAIREVAAKKLPNGYDIAWEGLSYDEAGRGNESIYIFIIVLVFVYLVLAAQYESFIIPMAVVFSLPVGVFGSFFLLKMMGLDNDIYAQIGLIMLVGLLGKNAVLIVEFAVQKRQEGSSIFDAAIEGAKVRFRPILMTSFAFIAGLIPLIVATGAGAIGNRTIGASALGGMLFGTLFGVVVVPGLYYIFAKLSDGKSLIKDEDDSPLSEMYNDEE
- a CDS encoding TolC family protein produces the protein MKNNRIIRLGTVAAFLAIAISSCKPPEFIEKTVNTNVPVSYATPDTLVPADTAATADSMTTAQMNWREYFTDSNLVALIDTALIHNQELNITLQQIRMFNNEIRSRSGEYLPFVSVGAGGGVERSPRYSRNGATEANLEIEPGKAFPDPLPDVGLGLYADWEIDIWNRLHNAKDAAVKEYLASIEGKNFMVTNLIAEIANSYYELLALDNQLAIVKQNIQIQSNALEIVKVQKQAARVTELAVRKFEAELMNTKSLQYDIQQQITVTENKINFLLGRYPQPIVRNASGFIDLVPDTVYTGLPSELLANRPDIRRAELEMQAADLNVLVAKASFYPRLSINAGLGYSAYNPGLMFTTPASLLYNIAGELTAPLFNKRAITAAYYNANARQVQAIYEYEQAILNGYMEVSNQMAMIENLEQSYKLRSQQVDALNASIQISTDLFKSARADYMEVLMTQRDALESKFELLETKKRQMNAMVNIYRALGGGWN
- a CDS encoding energy transducer TonB, which codes for MKAHFYTLGLLLVSFFSAGQTLPELEEDSSEILNYREVEQYPIHPDCVDATTESERFQCLNTVISNHLKSEFTTTPEIRRQGGGKAFGSFVIETDGSITEVKIEKSAGYEAFDNEVIRVLQLLPKMTPAMVDGKPVRMSFIAPFSIQIM